A window from Roseofilum capinflatum BLCC-M114 encodes these proteins:
- a CDS encoding serine/threonine protein kinase, with the protein MLQAEQVLSVQSTSSQPLEYQLHRKLGRTAAGRQTWLATDLTSNESVTLKLLAFNPQMQWDELKLFEREAQVLQALDHACIPKYRDYFSLDQEMGGGVPWFGLVQEYIPGASLQERLENGGRFAEEEVKDIAASVLKILIYLHRLSPPVLHRDIKPSNIILGEDGQVYLVDFGAVQSQAAVTGVTFTVVGTSGYAPLEQFWGRAVAASDLYALGATLIHVVTGVPPIDLPHRDNRIQFRDRSTLNPYFITWIEKMTDPALEKRFSSAQEAFNQLYTQPVEISTTQSAKFGHVPKPDNTLIDIWRSPTSLKLEIPPRFERNTFRTLALILASLMITRTMFMGVLRLLHNPLILLVVFLTIVVLILLFSATETQVTFEKEEFTIERKLFGWSYLTQTGLSEQLMGVFIHHEHYGTLVKLHCHNYTGEYTYGIAPGIRPNEAAWVTHEIQDWLYSQSDDT; encoded by the coding sequence ATGTTGCAAGCGGAACAAGTGTTATCCGTTCAATCAACGTCTTCCCAACCCCTAGAATATCAGCTACACCGGAAATTGGGACGGACGGCGGCAGGTCGTCAAACTTGGTTGGCTACGGATTTAACCAGTAATGAATCGGTAACCCTGAAGTTGTTGGCGTTTAATCCTCAGATGCAATGGGATGAGCTGAAGTTGTTTGAACGGGAAGCGCAGGTGCTGCAAGCGCTCGATCATGCTTGTATTCCGAAATATCGGGATTATTTTTCTCTGGATCAAGAGATGGGGGGAGGGGTTCCTTGGTTTGGGTTGGTGCAGGAGTATATTCCGGGTGCATCGTTGCAGGAGCGGTTGGAGAATGGGGGGCGTTTTGCGGAGGAGGAGGTGAAGGATATTGCGGCTTCTGTGTTGAAAATCCTGATCTATTTACATCGCTTGAGTCCCCCGGTGCTGCATCGGGATATTAAGCCGAGTAATATTATTTTGGGTGAGGATGGGCAGGTTTACTTAGTCGATTTTGGGGCGGTGCAATCGCAAGCGGCGGTGACTGGGGTGACGTTTACGGTGGTAGGAACGAGTGGTTATGCACCGTTGGAGCAGTTTTGGGGGCGTGCGGTTGCGGCTTCAGATCTCTATGCATTAGGCGCGACGTTGATTCATGTGGTGACTGGGGTTCCGCCGATCGATCTGCCCCATCGAGACAATCGAATTCAATTTCGCGATCGCTCGACACTCAATCCCTATTTCATCACCTGGATCGAGAAAATGACCGATCCAGCCCTAGAAAAGCGGTTTAGCAGCGCTCAGGAAGCCTTCAATCAACTCTATACCCAACCGGTGGAGATCTCCACCACCCAGAGCGCTAAGTTTGGCCATGTCCCAAAACCGGACAACACCCTGATTGACATTTGGCGATCGCCCACTTCGCTAAAATTAGAAATACCTCCTAGATTTGAGCGCAATACCTTCAGAACCCTTGCCCTCATCTTAGCCAGCTTGATGATTACCCGGACGATGTTTATGGGCGTTCTCAGACTTCTTCACAATCCCTTGATTTTGCTCGTTGTGTTTTTAACCATTGTTGTCCTAATCTTGTTATTTTCAGCGACTGAAACCCAAGTCACGTTTGAGAAAGAGGAGTTTACCATCGAAAGGAAGTTATTTGGTTGGAGCTACCTAACCCAAACCGGTTTATCCGAACAGTTAATGGGGGTCTTTATTCACCATGAACACTATGGCACCCTGGTAAAACTCCATTGCCACAATTATACTGGAGAATACACTTATGGAATTGCTCCTGGTATAAGACCCAATGAAGCCGCTTGGGTTACCCATGAAATCCAAGACTGGCTCTATTCTCAGTCGGATGATACTTAA
- a CDS encoding sensor domain-containing diguanylate cyclase: MEDTLMRYMSKRLTYEELEQRVQELEASQTLREQSRIGQSIDSIQAGVVVHGKNGTVIKSNTTAQIMLGLTREQMLGKELTDTAWTFLREDGSPMPVEEYPVSRVLKTKKPVHNLVVGIQQSDKAEPMWVLDTAIPEFDENGHLSQIVTTFMDISALKKSEERYRNLFENMMHEVHLWKLVRDEQGAIKTWRLVEVNPAALKAWGKTRPEIIGKTTNEIFSYDATEQFMPIVKKIFSEGTPYTWEAYFPPTGQFYHMTSVSFGEYFISTGTDITDRKQIEDALRESEERHRLFYNPSFGGSIIHDRGRILDFSKGVINITGYSYDELVGMDGLLLIAPDWRDLVMDKIISGSEESYEVEGIRKDGTIFPLRLHAKAIQYHGKPARVVEFRDISDIKKAEQALKKSERLLRNVIDTSTDYIFVKDKELKTILCNRKFAQGVNKEPSELIGKTDLENGWDAELLEGNPDKEIIGYHQYDLEVLSGKIVQNTITAIVSGETRFLHSVKIPLKDENNQIFGVLGINRDVTEQKKVEQALKASEEQFRTLVNESPFPVVVLDAAGENILHWSKSAQELFGHQPQTPAEWFSLAYPDPQYRQEVMDRSQPYLERMQHSTTAVNTGEYHITCRDGSVKICEIYAQLISGHLVLTNNDITDRKQAEAEIHAAREFLNTLIDLSMFGMWISDRDGTVIQVNRIVCETLNIPDDQIVGTYNVFQDDNLKAQGVMPKVQSVFETHQPAHFTIFWQGTKINDIAFQAARDMYIDVYMFPIMDSQGKLKNVVCQWVDISELKNAENQLREMVEFDALTQVYSRQHLLDLAERMFMRIKQGQTSLVCMMFDIDHFKSINDRYGHKTGDIALIAFSEIISKNIRCNDIFGRLGGEEFLAVIPEISLEAGQKLAERIRIEVEKTPIMAGVDCITMTVSIGISMYKKAKNFATFGELIELSDKALYEAKNSGRNRVCVDNT; this comes from the coding sequence ATGGAGGACACCTTGATGCGTTATATGTCTAAAAGATTGACCTATGAAGAATTGGAGCAGAGGGTTCAGGAGCTGGAGGCAAGCCAAACGCTCCGAGAACAAAGCCGTATTGGCCAATCGATCGACAGCATACAAGCCGGGGTAGTGGTTCATGGGAAGAATGGAACCGTAATTAAAAGTAATACGACAGCGCAAATCATGCTTGGCTTAACACGCGAGCAGATGCTTGGAAAGGAATTGACCGATACTGCTTGGACATTTTTGCGGGAGGACGGCAGCCCGATGCCGGTTGAAGAATATCCTGTGTCGCGGGTTCTTAAGACGAAAAAACCCGTCCACAACCTGGTGGTGGGCATTCAGCAAAGCGACAAAGCCGAACCGATGTGGGTTCTCGATACAGCAATCCCGGAGTTTGATGAAAACGGACACCTCAGCCAAATTGTCACCACCTTTATGGACATTAGCGCACTTAAAAAAAGTGAGGAACGATATCGGAACTTGTTCGAGAATATGATGCACGAGGTACATCTCTGGAAGCTCGTTCGTGATGAACAAGGTGCGATTAAGACCTGGAGATTGGTAGAGGTCAATCCTGCTGCTCTCAAAGCCTGGGGCAAAACCCGTCCTGAAATTATCGGCAAAACCACCAATGAAATCTTCTCTTATGATGCAACGGAGCAGTTCATGCCCATTGTGAAAAAGATTTTTTCAGAAGGTACACCCTACACATGGGAAGCCTATTTCCCACCAACGGGTCAGTTCTACCACATGACCAGTGTTTCATTTGGGGAATATTTCATAAGTACCGGGACAGACATCACCGACCGCAAACAAATCGAAGATGCTTTGAGAGAAAGTGAAGAACGCCACCGATTATTCTATAATCCATCCTTCGGCGGCAGTATCATTCACGATCGAGGACGTATTCTTGATTTTTCAAAAGGCGTAATCAATATTACAGGGTATTCCTATGACGAACTGGTCGGCATGGATGGCCTTCTTCTCATTGCACCGGACTGGCGTGACTTGGTGATGGACAAGATCATCTCAGGATCTGAAGAGTCGTATGAGGTGGAAGGTATCCGAAAGGATGGCACAATTTTTCCGTTGCGACTTCATGCAAAGGCTATTCAATATCATGGTAAGCCAGCTCGGGTCGTCGAGTTTCGTGATATTTCTGACATCAAAAAAGCAGAGCAAGCATTAAAGAAAAGCGAACGTTTATTGCGTAATGTCATTGACACTTCAACTGATTATATCTTTGTCAAAGACAAGGAGTTAAAGACAATCTTATGCAATCGAAAATTTGCTCAAGGAGTTAATAAAGAACCGTCTGAGTTGATTGGCAAAACCGATCTGGAGAACGGTTGGGATGCTGAACTGCTGGAAGGCAACCCCGACAAAGAAATCATAGGATACCATCAATACGATCTAGAAGTATTAAGCGGAAAGATTGTTCAAAACACGATTACAGCAATCGTTTCTGGTGAAACTCGTTTTTTGCATAGTGTAAAAATCCCGCTCAAAGATGAGAACAATCAAATATTTGGTGTCCTTGGAATAAACAGAGATGTTACCGAACAAAAAAAAGTTGAACAAGCTCTCAAAGCAAGCGAAGAACAGTTCCGCACCCTCGTTAATGAAAGCCCATTCCCGGTTGTTGTTTTAGATGCGGCGGGTGAAAATATTTTACATTGGAGTAAAAGCGCACAAGAACTGTTTGGACATCAGCCCCAAACGCCTGCCGAATGGTTTTCCCTGGCTTATCCCGATCCCCAATACCGCCAGGAGGTAATGGATCGCTCGCAGCCGTATCTAGAAAGAATGCAACACTCGACAACCGCCGTGAATACTGGTGAATATCATATTACCTGCCGGGATGGGTCTGTCAAAATATGCGAGATCTACGCGCAATTGATTTCTGGCCACCTTGTGTTGACCAATAATGATATTACCGATCGCAAACAGGCTGAAGCAGAAATTCATGCCGCTAGGGAGTTTCTGAATACGCTGATTGATTTAAGTATGTTCGGGATGTGGATATCCGATCGCGACGGGACAGTCATCCAGGTCAACCGTATTGTATGTGAAACCCTGAATATACCGGACGATCAGATTGTCGGCACATATAACGTTTTTCAGGACGATAACCTGAAAGCGCAAGGTGTGATGCCGAAAGTGCAGTCTGTTTTCGAGACGCATCAACCAGCGCATTTTACGATTTTTTGGCAAGGGACAAAGATTAATGATATTGCTTTTCAAGCAGCACGGGATATGTATATCGATGTCTATATGTTCCCGATCATGGACTCACAAGGAAAGTTGAAAAATGTCGTCTGTCAATGGGTAGACATTAGCGAACTCAAAAATGCGGAAAACCAACTGCGTGAAATGGTTGAATTTGATGCCTTAACGCAAGTTTATTCAAGACAGCATTTATTAGATTTAGCCGAAAGAATGTTTATGCGTATCAAGCAAGGCCAAACTTCGCTTGTATGTATGATGTTCGATATCGATCACTTTAAATCCATCAACGATCGATATGGACACAAGACTGGTGATATTGCATTAATCGCTTTTTCAGAAATTATCTCTAAGAATATTAGGTGCAATGATATATTCGGAAGGCTGGGTGGAGAAGAATTTTTGGCAGTCATTCCAGAAATTTCATTAGAAGCGGGTCAGAAATTAGCTGAACGAATAAGAATTGAAGTTGAAAAAACACCAATTATGGCGGGTGTAGACTGCATAACCATGACAGTGAGTATTGGTATATCAATGTACAAAAAAGCTAAGAATTTTGCTACATTTGGTGAACTCATAGAACTTTCTGATAAGGCTCTCTACGAAGCGAAGAATAGTGGTAGAAATCGTGTTTGCGTTGATAATACATAA
- a CDS encoding Uma2 family endonuclease, producing MISGIATHQQKTLGEQRLALHGLAWENYQQILQGLPESRAVRLIYDRGTLEFIMPLEDHEFAAELIGVFIRVLVAAMGLKLKSMRSTTLARPDLDRGAEPDNAYYIQNQPQVAGRRVDLQQDPPPDLVVEVDITHTDMDKNQLYAALGVPEFWRYDGQKWRIYRLQGTVYQEWERSPTFPLVEKADLYHFLQQAQEDEIAAEQALRQLIQERIV from the coding sequence ATGATTTCTGGAATTGCGACCCACCAACAGAAAACGCTGGGAGAACAGCGATTGGCGCTGCATGGATTAGCGTGGGAAAACTATCAACAGATTCTCCAGGGCTTACCGGAAAGTCGCGCAGTACGGCTGATTTACGATCGCGGAACGCTAGAATTCATTATGCCCCTAGAAGACCATGAATTTGCGGCTGAGTTGATTGGGGTCTTTATTCGCGTGCTAGTCGCAGCCATGGGATTGAAGCTCAAATCTATGCGCTCGACCACTTTAGCTCGTCCAGACTTGGATCGCGGTGCAGAACCCGATAACGCCTACTATATCCAAAATCAACCTCAAGTTGCGGGTCGCAGGGTTGATTTACAGCAAGATCCGCCCCCAGATTTAGTCGTTGAAGTCGATATTACCCACACAGATATGGATAAAAATCAACTGTATGCGGCTCTGGGAGTGCCGGAATTTTGGCGCTACGATGGGCAAAAATGGCGCATTTACCGACTGCAAGGAACAGTGTATCAGGAATGGGAGCGATCGCCGACCTTTCCTCTCGTCGAAAAAGCAGATTTATATCATTTTTTACAGCAAGCCCAAGAAGATGAAATCGCAGCAGAACAAGCATTGCGTCAATTAATTCAGGAAAGAATCGTTTAA
- a CDS encoding VC0807 family protein translates to MKNRNQADTWWYSMRRRFPWKQFIIGGLIPIGIFYLFHRFEKPLIGAFLAAGWAVGVAAITHLAFKKINLFAVLSIPLTLIEIVGIIVTLNPDFYLATAAIDHTLWGLIFLGSLGFSRPLILVFAEAMGEIPKSQELGEFRQSEEFQSAWVILTIIWAIVHLMAAVFLIFSQIWLPLEIFLIMRTAFSTPLLAVLVAFSFWFPRWYWNRS, encoded by the coding sequence ATGAAAAATCGAAATCAAGCGGACACTTGGTGGTATTCAATGAGACGGCGATTCCCCTGGAAGCAGTTCATCATTGGAGGGCTGATTCCAATTGGAATCTTTTATCTATTTCATCGTTTTGAGAAGCCTTTGATTGGTGCTTTTTTAGCGGCTGGCTGGGCTGTTGGAGTAGCTGCAATCACTCATTTAGCATTTAAGAAAATCAATCTCTTTGCCGTATTATCTATCCCTTTAACTCTGATTGAAATCGTGGGCATAATAGTTACACTTAATCCAGACTTTTATCTGGCTACAGCAGCGATCGATCATACGCTTTGGGGATTGATTTTTCTTGGCTCATTAGGATTTTCTCGCCCCTTAATACTTGTCTTTGCTGAAGCTATGGGGGAAATTCCGAAATCACAGGAGTTAGGGGAATTTAGGCAGTCTGAAGAATTTCAGTCTGCCTGGGTCATTCTCACTATCATATGGGCAATTGTACATCTAATGGCGGCAGTATTCTTAATTTTCTCCCAAATTTGGTTGCCACTGGAAATTTTTCTAATTATGCGTACAGCTTTTAGCACTCCTTTGTTGGCAGTGCTAGTAGCCTTTAGTTTTTGGTTTCCAAGATGGTATTGGAACCGATCTTAG
- a CDS encoding ABC transporter permease, whose product MSRSKALQYYILTRVLLAPLMLWLIVTLVFLLLRATPGDPVDAIYGARASAEAKAQLRQQLGLDLPLGLQYLNYLGSLLQLDLGTSLTSRGQTVWDIIGLHFPATMELAVCSMAVALAIGITIGTLAASRPHTPLDVGARLFSIITYSVPPFWAGMLLQLIFAVELQWFPLGTRFALGETPPQGPTGLYVIDSLLTGNLGQLWVAIHHLALPSLTLGLLLSGIFERIVRVNLQQTLKADYVEAAKARGIPELRILLAHALKNALIPVITILGLTLAALLGGTVLTEVTFSWPGLGNRLYEAISLRDYTTVQGVVVFFASIVVMASIAIDILNAYVDPRIRY is encoded by the coding sequence ATGTCCCGTTCTAAGGCTCTTCAGTATTATATTCTGACCCGTGTGCTGTTGGCTCCCCTGATGTTGTGGCTGATTGTCACCCTGGTTTTCCTACTATTAAGGGCGACTCCGGGCGATCCGGTAGATGCCATTTATGGAGCCAGAGCATCCGCAGAGGCGAAGGCACAGCTACGACAACAATTGGGGTTAGATTTACCCTTGGGGTTGCAATACCTGAATTATTTGGGCAGTTTGTTGCAGTTGGATTTAGGCACATCCTTAACCAGTCGCGGACAAACGGTTTGGGATATCATTGGCTTGCATTTTCCGGCGACGATGGAGTTGGCGGTGTGCAGTATGGCGGTGGCGCTGGCGATCGGGATTACGATTGGGACGTTGGCAGCTTCTCGCCCCCATACACCTTTGGATGTGGGGGCGCGGTTGTTTAGCATTATTACTTATTCTGTGCCGCCGTTTTGGGCGGGGATGTTGTTGCAGTTAATTTTTGCGGTAGAACTGCAATGGTTTCCCCTGGGCACTCGCTTTGCTCTGGGGGAAACGCCTCCCCAGGGGCCAACGGGACTTTATGTGATAGATAGTTTGTTAACGGGGAATTTGGGCCAGCTTTGGGTGGCGATTCATCATTTGGCCCTGCCGTCTTTGACGTTGGGGTTGTTGCTTAGTGGGATTTTTGAGCGCATTGTGCGGGTGAATTTGCAACAAACTCTGAAGGCGGATTATGTGGAGGCAGCTAAGGCAAGGGGAATTCCGGAGTTGAGGATTTTGTTGGCCCATGCCCTGAAAAATGCCCTGATTCCGGTGATTACGATTTTGGGCTTGACCCTGGCAGCGCTGTTGGGGGGAACGGTGTTGACGGAGGTGACGTTTTCTTGGCCGGGTTTGGGGAATCGGTTGTATGAGGCGATTAGCTTACGCGACTACACTACCGTTCAGGGGGTTGTGGTCTTCTTCGCGTCTATTGTGGTGATGGCCAGTATTGCGATCGATATTTTGAATGCTTATGTCGATCCCCGGATTCGCT